Within Tenebrio molitor chromosome 3, icTenMoli1.1, whole genome shotgun sequence, the genomic segment GTTCTTTCTTGTCTTGGTAAAGTTTCTGTGCACAGGTCTCTCTCGCAATTAAAGCATCACTTTTGCTCGCATTGTCAAAATCGTCACCACCATCTTGATACTCTCCCCAGTTGGTAACTGTACCACCAGAATTCCttccaaaatttgatttttttggtttaGGTATTGCGCGCGACAAATGTGTTGTGTCGTTGTTCACGCCGATGACGGTGTCGCTCTCATCGATGTGTTTCTGGTTTTGACTGACAATCAGGACTATCTTGTCTTTCAAAAAACGTTTTACGCACTTTTCAAATATAGAGTTTGCAACCAGTACATCTAAATTTGATAAGCAATCATCTAGCAAGTAAATGTCTCTAGTTCTGTAAATAGCTCGTGCCAGGTTTATTCTGTTTTGTTGTCCTCCACTCAGGTTGGTCCCTCTGTCCATCACTATGGTATTGTCACTTTCAGCGAAAGATTGTAAATCCTCGGAGAGGGCACACAAATTGAGAACTTTTAGATAACGTTCCTCATCGTAATCTTCtccaaacaaaatattttgtttgattgtgGAGGGAAAGAGCCATGGTTCCTGCGAAGTATAAGAAATACTGCCGTTGACTGTTACTTCGCCTTTAACAGAATGATGTTCCTTCATGATGACCTTTAGAAGCAAAGTTTTGCCAGTTCCTACAGGTCCAGTTATAACACTCACTAACGCATTTAAATGTAGTTTGTGATTTTCTAAATCTGTTCGCAGATGATACATTAATTGCGTGTATATGTGACAATATTGATCAGggaataaaaagaataaacgAAATATTAGAAAAGGTAAAAATATActtagaaattaataaattaaaacttaatGTAAGTAAAACTAAAGCCATGATTTTAACTACAGACAACAggtacaaaaaaatcaatataaatcaaattaatattattattgataagcaacaaattgaaattgttaaGGAATTCAAATACCTGGGTTTTGTCATAGATAATACGATATCGCTTAATAGTCATTTTAGATATATAGTTgataaaatttctaaaaaactttattttttctctagaatctcaaattttgtaaatatagatatttgtttagtgatatataaatcaataattttacCACACTTTGATTTTTGTGCCTCTGTTTTGTATCTaatggataaaacaaaagttggtgtattacaaaaattacagaatagaGGCATGAGAATAATacttaaatgtaataaatatacaCCTATTCGACTCATGCTCAGCACTCTACAGTGGATGTCAGTGGAACAAAGATTATATTATAtgtcaatgatttttatgtTTAAGATGGTACATAACATGTTACCGGCATATTTTAAATGTCTTATTAAATTCAATTGTCAAGTTCATCGGTACTCAACTAGAGACAAGCTTGATTTAAACATAACTAAAGTCATGTTGAGCCGAACAATGAACTCAATTTTCTACAAAGGAATGAAAGAATACAATGAATTGCCgatgaatttgaaaattttaggcAATGTAGGTGAGTTTAAAAGACAATTATCCAGATACATGCAATTTTAGAGCATAGTTGTAGATGAATAATGGTAactaaatattgtaaaaagtATATTGTATCgagacaataataataaagttcTTCTTCAATCCTTTGCCCAACGTCAAGTCTAGGTTGTCTATAATTTTCTGATTTTTCCCATAAACATTTACGTGTGATAACTTTATTTCTGGTGCGGATATGGTTTTGTCAGTCTCTCTATGACATAATTCTTCCATCAAGTCCAGAAAACTTCCAATTCGTATCAACGCAGCAATCAGGTTTCCGATCTCGTAAATGCCTCTTGGTATGCTCATTTTCAAATGTATGGACATTACGTTAAGGGTGTCCATCACAAGGAATAACGTTCCAGCGTTGATTTGGTCTCCAGCGTATATTGAACATATTATGAATAAATACCAGGTTGCATTAAGAAAAATGTCGGACAgtgtatattttgtaaatagcaacaatagctatttgtgcaataagttaggaaaagtgatttttttccttacgagatgcgggatttttaatcgagacgaagtcgagattaaaaacgcgtcgagtacggaaaaaacacttttcctacgaattgcacacatgattttttctactggagtttggaaaatacataaaatttggatattttaaatatactattaattatttctaaattaaaaagcgaaatcaaaattgttctgctttcgttaccatagagaaacaatttattaatgaaaaattttgaaggcgtttaagcttttgtctcaattaaataccagtttttacgttacgtatcccaggagacgaccaaaattgaacttttagtgttgaaatattatttccgcccatagtaggaaatttttcacttttcctaactcaaattagtattacaatgttgaagttttccaaactctagtagaaaaaaatattttgtaggtATAACAAACTTCTTCTCTAAAGTAACACATGTAGTGTAATGGAGTCGTTGTGATAAGTAGCAAAAATGTATACTTactttctacatttgaatacTTTTCGTTTAAATACGTCACCCCATACATTACATTTTAATGGTTTAATGCCATTTAATATTTCTTTGGTGATTTGATACCTCTCATCAGTTTTCCTTAAAAGTTGAGTTTTTAGTGGTATGAGTAGTGACGTCAAATACACTAAAATcacatttaataataattcatcACCAGGTTGGATACAAATACCTTGTATTGATATGACAATGGTGAATACAGAAACGAATGTAATGACCAACCATCCCACTTCGGTATAGAGCACGTAACATACTACCAAAATGTGTACGAAAGAATTAAACATATAAGTGAAGTAAGAAATGGCATGTTCGAATTCGTCGACATCTTTTGTGGTCAGAGTGATTATTTTGCCAACTGACGTCTTTTCAATTTGGGACGAGCTCATCTTCAATATTTCTCTATAAATAAGAGAAGTGAAAGCTGTACGCATTTTGATAGCGAAAAGTCTGATCCTCAATTGCAAATTGTCACTGTACAAATGATCGATTAAAAGTGCCATGAGTAAATATGAGCTGTATAGCCATCCGTCTGAGTTGGCAACTGtgtgattttttgaaaaatgcccaacaaatttttttatcagttttgGTCTCAGCAGTCTAGAAAGAATGAAATAATTTGAGCGACTTTAAAAATGAGAACGGAAGTATGTTGCCCCGATGTGTATTATAATTGCAACCACAAACGGAAGGTATTGCATGCGGAAAGTTTTCCACAGGAAACGAGGCAttgagaattttttctttgatttcaGCTTTTCGCAAATGTTCTCCAATTTTTTGCCCAATTTTTTGTAACGGTACGACGGAACCACTTCCTATATATCATTTTCAACTAAATCGGTTTTGAACCCTTTAATGAAGATTTTTCTCGTATAGCTGAAACAGTTCCTGCTGCACCTTTTATAATTTCGAAATCTGCTGATACTCACACGAAGAACAAGTTAGTCAGAAAGTTTGTACGTTCTTCCGGGTTAATTTCTCTTTGCTTGTGGTTTAGGTGAtccattattattactttttaaAGTAATTATAAAGAACTCACCAGCTATCACTGCCAGTAATGACTTTTACAAACCTTGAGTTGGTTTCAACCATGAATATCAGTTAAACTGACGCAATAGCACTATCAATtgtaatgttattttatgtggACTTACTTATATCCATAAAGAAACTCGTTAATAACttagttaaatttattatgggACCATTTGTAACGAAGTTACTAAGAAACGCTTCCGGTGGCGGAAAAATTTCGTTCTTTCTCCGAGCCGGGGCAGAAAATTAGCGCGGAGCCGACTGCTTCAACTGCGTCCACCGAATCCACCCGGGAACCCGTGTTTCTTCCGGCCGACGATACCCGGACTCCGCGCTGAACAGAGCTCCCCCACCGCCACAGCCTGCAGAGCTCATTCCGATTCCAGTCCTGCTCCCGATACAACCTCCGACTCTGACTCCGCTTCCGACCTCGCTTTCATCTCGCTTTTCTCACTTGTCCCGGCCCGTTCCTTCTCTTTGTGAGGGAACCCCGGCCATCCCGCTTTCCCCCTTGTCCCGGCCCGTTCCTTCCCTTTGTGAGGGAACCCAGGCCATCCCGCTTTCTCCCTTGTCCCGGCCCGTTCCTTCCCTTTGTGAGGGAACCCCGGCCATCCCGCTTTCCCCCTTGTCCCGACCCGTTCCTTCCCTTTGTGAGGGAACCCCGGCCATCCCGCTTTCCTCTTCACACCCCTTCCGTCCCGTAAAAGGGAACATCAGCAGTGTCCAGGTCCGGCCGGAATAACCGTAAGTACGAGCCACACACTTCTTCAACCCCGCCCGGAACGCTCCCCCAGGTCACGGACACCGTCCCCGAAGGGTTCCGGCGCCACCAGGTACCAACACCcccctttttgtacatattgtAAATAAAGGTTTGCCTGTTGCGATATCTGTTTGTTTGCTACCTCCCTTCCCGCGTCCTGACAGCCGACCCCCGGACACCGTACGCTCCGCGAAGCTACCCCGGCCGTGTGGCGTCCCACCACAGCCGAAAAAAGGGACTGGCGCTCGAGGCATACCGCGACCGACCTGAACGGCGTCAAACCCCGTGACGTCACTACCGGAAGTGATCGTCACACATTATTATAATTGTGTAGCCGGTTATTAAAACTGATAACTTGTGAGATTAATATATTGACCATAAAGTGAGTATATTGGTAAATAACTGGGTTGTAGGAAAAAGGAGCTCTTGTGTGTAGCGCAATACCAGTTCCTCTGGGTGGTAGCAGAGAAGGGATGATAAGGTCGAGGTCTTCTGGCGTTCTTCGTCCATGAtccataattttattaaggCCCGATGGCGAGGGTGCAAGACGAGTGGATGGTGAAGAAGATCCTTGGGAGTGGGTAGCGTGCGGAATGGTGCATTATGGCGCTACTGGGGTACTACGGAGCGTTCTGGTACTAAAGAACTTTCAGGCGTCTCGACGGAGGTTCTGAGAGTAGTCGTAGTGGGTGGCACCTTCCGGGGTCGTCCTCGGAGCCGGATTGGAATCACAGGGGTTGATTGGTCTTTTTCTCGAGCGGGGGTTAGGGCGGAAGTATGATATACACCGAGTGGAATGTCCGGAGCCTCAAGAGAAGCTACTTCGTAACTGCACGGTCCTTTGGCGGATAAGATGAGATAGGGTCCATCTCGTCTGAGGCTGAATTTTGATGAACATTGCTTCGAGGTGTTGCTCACGAGGCGAGTAACCACGTAAACTCGATCGCCTGGAGCGTAGGTGGGGCCTGGACGGCGTTTGGAGTCTGCAGTGGTTTTCCTTCGATCTTGTTCTTTCTCTTGAACTTCTTGGGCTTCCTTCAGGTGGTCAGCTAACTCAAGTAGGCGAAGGGTGACTTCGGGAATGAAGTTTTCATTCTGGATCACCGATCGAAGACCATGGCAAAATTCAGCGGGGGTGCGGAATTCTCGACCGAAGTTAAGGAAGATGGCCGAATATCCGGCAGACGAAAACTTCGCGGTATTCATCGCAAATCGGATCCCTGGTAATTTATTTGGCCAGTCCGTGTGATTTGTGCCTACCAGAATTGCCAATTGGGTCTTCAAATCTCTGTTTTTTCGTTCCAACATATTTGCGGAGGGGTGGTAGACTGGGGTGAATTTCTGCGTGATACCTAGACAGAAACAAACCTTTTGCATCACTGCACTTATAAATTGAGTACCGTTATCGGAGATAACGCAACGGGGAAGGCCGAATCGTAGACATATTTCGCTGACGAGGGTCCATGCGCAAGCATCGGCAGTGGCTTTGGTCAATGAGAATAACTCGGTCCATCGGGTTGCGCAATCCTCTGTTATGTATATCCAGTTTTCCCCTTGCGGGCCTTCGGGTAAGGGCCCGACTAAGTCGATGGAGAGGAATTAGAAAACTGACGTTTGAAGTAGACCTGCTTGTATCTTGTTGTCTACTTTGTAGCGTTGACAGGCGTTACATTTCCGTACGTAATTCTTGAAATCGTTCCTTATTCCTGGCCAATAGAAGTGTCGACTAATTTTGGTGAGGGTGTGGTCGGTTCCGTAGTGTCCTGCTGTCGGCATGTCGTGGAATTCACGAAGAATATTGTCTCGTTCTTGTTTGGGGACAACCAACTGAGCTTCTTCGTTATCGTCGTCTGCGGAATATCGATAAAGAACGCCATGAGTTAAGCGTTCCGTTTCTTCGCGAATACCATGTTCGTAGgcgtcaattattttcttcaggGTCGTTGAGCTGTCCCTGACGTATCTCGGCGGCTCCTCTTCGGGGTAACTCTGTGTGTATCAGACTGATGTGACAGAGCGGTGGTTCTTTCGTCAGAAAGGGGCGTGATAGGGTGTTGGTAACGACGTTAGCCTTACCGGGGGTGTACTCGATTCTGAGATTATATGGTTGGAGCTGAAAGGCCCAGGGGCCTAATCGTCCGCTTGGCGATTTAAGCGACATCAGCCACCGTAACGGTTGGTGTTGGTGATGATGACGGCCGGGGCTTCTTCGAGGTAACCACGGAATTTTTGAACAGACCATACGACGGCCAAAGCTTCTGTCTCGGTCGTTAAGTAGTTTTTTTCTGGGGGTTTTAGTCGTCTGCTTGCATATTCGATGGGTTTTTCGTCGGGGCTCTCCCCCTGGAATAACGCAGCTCCCAACGCACACGAACTAGCATCAGCGCGAAGGGTATATGGACTACAGGGGGCGGCTTGTCGTAAGACGGGGGCGGTTGTTAAAGCTCTCTTCGAATGCTTGCTCCTGGGAGGATCCCCAGTCCCAGGCGGCGTCCTTTTTGGTTTGGACGAAACAGTAGGTCTGGTGGCGTTGTCCGGAAAAAGGCGATCTGGAATGGGCGTAGTTGATGACCAGGCCAACCTTCCGTAAAAAGTCAATTCCCAGAAGTGTGGTAGTTTCGTGTGCATCTGGGATAGTGATGAATATCGTTTCTATCTCCTTCCCTTGTAGTTTGACCGGCAACGTCGCAGTCTTTACGTTTGTCCGGGTACTACTTCAGTCTGCTTGTACCAGTTGGACTGTGGTAGATAGGAATTTGTGTCCCCTTTCCGTAAGAATGTGATATAGCTGAATGCTGGTGAGGCTTGTTCTCGCGGCGCTGTCAATATACGCGGTGCCGGGTACTCCGTGTATTTGGATTTTAACAGCTAGTCGTCCCAATGGTTTTACATCCAGCAGACAGAATTGCAGATTCGGGGCAGCGGACACCGGCTTATTGTTGCTCTTTGGGCAGTTTCTTCGAATAACCCCTGGGTGGCCGCATCCGTAGCAGCTAAAGTTTGTATTGTTTCCCATCTGTTCAACATTTTTGGGTTCGGCTGTTTGTTGTGCGGCTTGTTTTGCCTTTTTTCTACAAGCTTTCACTGTGTGCCGAAGTTGTGGCAATAGTCACATCGGTTGCGTCCGTTTTCGTCGTTGGGCCTAGCTTTCTCCTTCTTTTTCTCTTATAACGTACCTCCTACGTCTCGCGTTTTTGCTAGTAGCTCACAGAACGTCGCACAGGAAATCAAGTTGGCGACTTTCGCCGGCGGTGGCGTGACTTGAGCTAGTAGGGCACGCTTCTGGGCGATGAATAATCCGGTGGGAGTGTTGGCATTTTACTTCGTCTCAAAGATCATTTGATAGATCCGATGCGCGGGAGGTCGGGGGGTGAACTCATCCCGAATTGCTTTTTTCGCATTTTCCCATGTGGTGATGGTGCTTTTTACTTCCATCCACCACGTGACGACGTCACCTTGGAGGAGGATAGACAATCCTGAGAAGGCGTTGGCGTCGGCGATTTCTTCGAAGTCTTTATAGAAATCGGCGTCTTTGGAGTTAGGCGTTGGATCAGCTGTTCCAATTGTTCAGCCGTGATCGCCATCGCCTTTGTTTGTGACCTGGTGATCATCGTCGTGAtggtttttgtaatagttttttttcacattttcacTACGCGGTTTTTTCACTCAGGTTCGTCACTTCGGGCCTAAAGTTGGGCGCCAATTTGTAGCCGGTTATTAAAACTGACAACTTGTGAGATCAATATATTGACCACAAAGTGAGTAAATTGGTAAATAACTGGGTTGTAGGAAAAAGAAGCTCTTGTGTGTACCGCAATACCAGTTCCTCTGGGTGGCAGTAGAGAAGAGATGAGAAGGTAGAGGTTTTCTGACGTTCTTCGTCCATGATCCATACTTTTATTAAGGCCCGATGGCAAGGGTGCAAGACGAGTGAGTGGTGAAGAAGATCCCTGGGAGTGGGGTAGCGTGCAGAGTGGTGCGTTATGGCGCTACTGCGATACTACGGAGCGCTCTGGTACTAAAGGGCGCGTTACAATTGGAAATTCTTTTGAAATAGAATCACACACTTATTTTTGAAGCAGACATGTTCATTACCAAATCTcgtttttattaagaaaaatgTCTCTTCCTATTAAAAACCTGTTATGAATGAGgaaaacaaaaaagtgttGCTACATGAAAATTTGCGTTGGACTTTAAGAAATTAGAttgttccaaatggtttacaCTGTACGGCATTAAAAAC encodes:
- the LOC138126336 gene encoding ATP-binding cassette sub-family C member 4-like, translating into MYHLRTDLENHKLHLNALVSVITGPVGTGKTLLLKVIMKEHHSVKGEVTVNGSISYTSQEPWLFPSTIKQNILFGEDYDEERYLKVLNLCALSEDLQSFAESDNTIVMDRGTNLSGGQQNRINLARAIYRTRDIYLLDDCLSNLDVLVANSIFEKCVKRFLKDKIVLIVSQNQKHIDESDTVIGVNNDTTHLSRAIPKPKKSNFGRNSGGTVTNWGEYQDGGDDFDNASKSDALIARETCAQKLYQDKKELARVKLGTYKKYFVHGGGIIMFSLICVLFIGTQLSKTSVQKLEAKWINIEHNLLNYTLHNMTNNEKYENINQKRRLMIYIFPAVLASTATLMILRATVFFFMAKMASTSIHKLVATKVINAPIQFFGNHLVGNIINRFSEDLLFVDQKVSISLFTVIEVSLALSTFSYYSPAFSHLYKPWE